In a single window of the Micromonospora inositola genome:
- a CDS encoding helix-turn-helix transcriptional regulator → MGKAGPLGDYLRARREVVGPDDVGLPPHGRRRVPGLRREEVALLARISADYYLRLEQGRDRHPSAQVLDALARALRLDGDATAHLHGLARSAPPRPPRQPERVPVGIRQLVDSWPDTPAFVQGRYADVLYANSAATALSPLFAAGVNVLRAIFLDPASLRDYPVTENIEANAVASLRALVAVDADDPPLTELVAELSSGSDRFRRLWDRYDVGVRSGGGVRTLRHPRVGELRLRYEKLQISGTSQTLVIYHADPGSPSEQALRRLTRGPVS, encoded by the coding sequence ATGGGCAAGGCCGGTCCGCTCGGCGACTACCTGCGCGCCCGGCGCGAAGTGGTCGGTCCGGACGACGTGGGGCTGCCCCCGCACGGGCGGCGCCGGGTGCCCGGGCTGCGCCGGGAGGAGGTGGCGCTGCTCGCCCGGATCAGCGCCGACTACTACCTGCGGCTGGAGCAGGGCCGGGACCGGCACCCTTCGGCCCAGGTGCTCGACGCGCTGGCCCGGGCGCTGCGGCTGGACGGCGACGCCACCGCCCACCTGCACGGGCTGGCTCGCTCCGCGCCGCCCCGCCCGCCCCGGCAGCCCGAGCGGGTGCCGGTGGGCATCCGGCAGCTCGTCGACTCCTGGCCCGACACGCCCGCGTTCGTGCAGGGCCGCTACGCCGACGTGCTGTACGCCAACTCGGCGGCCACCGCCCTGTCCCCACTGTTCGCCGCGGGGGTGAACGTGCTGCGGGCGATTTTCCTCGACCCGGCGTCCCTGCGGGACTATCCGGTCACCGAGAACATCGAGGCGAATGCCGTGGCCAGCCTGCGAGCCCTGGTGGCGGTGGACGCGGACGACCCGCCGCTGACCGAGCTGGTCGCGGAGCTGTCGTCCGGTAGCGACCGGTTCCGCCGGTTGTGGGACCGCTACGACGTCGGGGTCCGGTCGGGCGGCGGCGTCCGGACCCTGCGCCACCCCCGCGTCGGCGAGCTGCGACTCCGGTACGAGAAGCTGCAGATAAGCGGCACCAGCCAGACCCTGGTGATCTACCATGCCGATCCCGGCAGCCCCTCCGAACAGGCCCTGCGCAGGCTCACCCGCGGCCCGGTTTCCTAA
- a CDS encoding DUF5134 domain-containing protein — MIGIDPLRWLLTVAFGGAAVFHLLRCLRPPAAWLSPVAEHRLSEMLHLVTGLSMIAMIWPWGAAVPAAAWIVVFMMSAGWFMVRAVWTSRRRAVPVFFATATGTMVWMGASMPGHASAGGHGGMDMAGMGHAPVGCAGWVSALLGGYLVLAAFWWVGRGMRTGGLSTATTDVLACPQDWSAVCHGVMSAGMGIALLAMA; from the coding sequence ATGATCGGCATTGACCCTCTGCGATGGTTGCTGACGGTGGCGTTCGGAGGGGCGGCCGTCTTTCACCTGCTCCGGTGCCTGCGCCCACCCGCGGCGTGGCTCTCTCCGGTGGCGGAGCATCGACTCTCCGAGATGTTGCACCTGGTCACGGGCCTGTCGATGATCGCGATGATCTGGCCGTGGGGCGCGGCGGTCCCGGCAGCTGCCTGGATTGTCGTTTTCATGATGTCGGCGGGGTGGTTCATGGTGCGGGCGGTGTGGACCTCGCGACGTCGTGCGGTCCCGGTGTTCTTCGCCACCGCGACGGGGACCATGGTGTGGATGGGTGCCTCGATGCCGGGGCACGCCTCCGCCGGCGGTCACGGCGGCATGGACATGGCCGGGATGGGTCATGCGCCGGTCGGGTGTGCCGGATGGGTCAGTGCGCTGCTCGGGGGCTACCTGGTGCTCGCCGCATTCTGGTGGGTTGGCCGCGGGATGCGCACTGGTGGTCTGTCCACGGCGACGACGGACGTGCTGGCGTGCCCGCAGGACTGGTCGGCGGTGTGCCACGGTGTGATGAGCGCGGGGATGGGCATCGCCCTGCTGGCGATGGCGTGA
- a CDS encoding winged helix-turn-helix transcriptional regulator has product MPVQRGYRQACGVARGLDIVGERWSLLVVRELLLGPKRFTDLQQALPTASPNALSDRLRELADAGVVRRRQLPPPGNVRVYELTTWGRGLEPIVVALGTWALAAPPTAEHLFVSVDSAMLSIRTFFVPTPERPEATLRIELRDHGPAGVFGVRLTSAGAEVAHEPPEEPGAVLVTATDALLAAFGADDLAGLVAAGAVIIGDPEVVRRLVAGVRVPASTDQYSTGIPGQGGRVGSRQRLRES; this is encoded by the coding sequence ATGCCGGTCCAGCGGGGCTATCGGCAGGCCTGCGGCGTCGCGCGCGGCCTCGACATCGTGGGTGAGCGGTGGTCGCTGCTCGTGGTGCGCGAGCTGCTGCTCGGGCCGAAACGGTTCACCGACCTCCAGCAGGCGCTCCCGACCGCCAGCCCGAACGCGCTGTCCGACCGGCTGCGCGAGCTGGCCGACGCGGGCGTCGTACGCCGTCGGCAGCTGCCTCCGCCAGGCAATGTGCGGGTCTACGAGCTGACCACGTGGGGTCGCGGCCTCGAGCCGATCGTGGTCGCGCTTGGCACCTGGGCGCTGGCCGCCCCGCCGACCGCGGAACACCTCTTCGTGAGCGTGGACAGCGCCATGCTGAGCATCCGCACCTTCTTCGTGCCGACGCCGGAGCGGCCCGAGGCGACGCTCCGGATCGAACTGCGCGACCACGGTCCTGCCGGCGTGTTCGGCGTGCGCCTCACATCGGCCGGCGCCGAGGTCGCCCACGAGCCGCCCGAGGAGCCGGGCGCCGTCCTGGTCACCGCGACGGATGCCCTCTTAGCCGCCTTCGGCGCCGACGACCTGGCCGGACTCGTAGCGGCCGGCGCCGTCATCATCGGCGATCCCGAGGTCGTACGCCGTCTCGTGGCGGGCGTGCGTGTCCCGGCCTCCACAGATCAGTACTCAACCGGCATCCCCGGCCAAGGGGGCCGGGTGGGTAGCCGCCAGAGGCTGCGCGAAAGTTGA
- a CDS encoding DUF899 family protein: protein MSTPATPPLTDRETWQKQLAELRLREKAHTREGDAIAAARRRLPMVEVDPTTHLVGADGPVPLLNVFEGRTQLFASYHMWHPGGPAADQCEGCTFFTGQVLELSYLHSRDVTFAVFCQGPFEETSRYRDFMGWQAPWYSVPAESLDSLVAGRAFGMKACYLRQGDRVFETYWTTGRGCEAMAPSYGLLDMTVYGRQEDWEVSPEGWPQRFRTDGDQFRLDGRPTSQWSRLAAGRDDDLGATGPAGSEHQCCH from the coding sequence ATGTCCACGCCAGCGACACCCCCGCTCACCGACCGCGAGACCTGGCAGAAGCAGCTCGCCGAGCTCCGGCTCCGCGAGAAGGCACACACCCGTGAGGGTGACGCCATCGCCGCGGCCCGCCGGCGGCTGCCGATGGTCGAGGTCGACCCGACCACCCATCTGGTCGGTGCCGACGGCCCGGTGCCCCTGCTCAACGTCTTCGAGGGGAGGACCCAGCTGTTCGCGTCGTACCACATGTGGCACCCGGGCGGGCCGGCCGCCGACCAGTGCGAGGGCTGCACGTTCTTCACCGGCCAGGTGCTCGAGCTGTCCTACCTGCACTCGCGCGACGTCACGTTCGCGGTCTTCTGCCAGGGGCCGTTCGAGGAGACGTCGCGCTACCGCGACTTCATGGGCTGGCAGGCGCCCTGGTACTCGGTGCCCGCGGAGTCACTCGACTCCCTCGTCGCCGGGCGCGCGTTCGGGATGAAGGCGTGCTACCTGCGCCAGGGCGACCGGGTGTTCGAGACCTACTGGACCACCGGGCGGGGATGCGAGGCGATGGCGCCGTCGTACGGCCTGCTCGACATGACCGTCTACGGTCGCCAGGAGGACTGGGAGGTCTCGCCGGAAGGCTGGCCGCAGCGCTTCCGAACCGACGGCGACCAGTTCCGGCTCGACGGGCGGCCCACATCGCAGTGGTCGCGCCTCGCCGCCGGCCGTGACGACGACCTGGGCGCCACCGGGCCCGCCGGCAGCGAGCACCAGTGCTGCCACTGA
- a CDS encoding SDR family NAD(P)-dependent oxidoreductase codes for MTELITTPFGFSSTATEVIKDVDFAGRRAIITGGAAGIGVETARALARAGAEVVLAVRRVGAGEQAAADITASTGNPGVTVRELDVADLDSVRRFVARWDQSLHILVNNAGIMALPELERTRQGWELQFATNYLGHFALTVGLHEALAAARGARVVSVASTGHLFSPVVFDDLHYAFRPYDPLTSYAQSKTADVLLAVEADRRWSGEGIRANALNPGAIATGLQKHTGGLKTPPERRKTPQQGAATSVLLAASPLLDGVGGRYFDDCAEAPVVTARPADFRGVAAYALDPGNAERLWDESLKLIG; via the coding sequence ATGACCGAGCTGATTACCACCCCGTTCGGGTTCTCCTCGACCGCCACCGAGGTGATCAAGGACGTCGACTTTGCCGGCCGACGCGCGATCATCACCGGCGGCGCAGCCGGCATCGGCGTGGAGACCGCGCGGGCGCTGGCCCGCGCCGGCGCCGAGGTGGTGCTGGCGGTGCGCCGGGTCGGCGCGGGGGAGCAGGCCGCGGCCGACATCACCGCCAGCACCGGAAACCCTGGGGTCACAGTCCGCGAGCTGGACGTGGCCGACCTGGATTCGGTACGCCGTTTCGTGGCCCGCTGGGACCAGTCGCTGCACATCCTGGTCAACAACGCCGGGATCATGGCGCTGCCCGAGCTGGAGCGCACCCGGCAAGGTTGGGAGTTGCAGTTCGCCACCAACTACCTCGGGCACTTCGCGCTGACCGTCGGACTGCACGAGGCCCTGGCCGCTGCGCGCGGCGCCCGGGTGGTCTCGGTGGCCTCCACCGGGCACCTGTTCTCGCCGGTGGTCTTCGACGACCTGCACTACGCCTTCCGGCCCTACGACCCGCTGACCTCGTACGCCCAGTCGAAGACCGCGGATGTCCTGCTGGCCGTGGAGGCGGACCGGCGCTGGTCGGGGGAGGGCATCCGGGCGAACGCTCTGAACCCGGGCGCGATCGCGACCGGGCTGCAGAAGCACACCGGCGGGCTGAAGACGCCGCCGGAGCGGCGCAAGACCCCGCAGCAGGGGGCCGCGACCTCGGTGCTGCTGGCGGCGTCGCCGCTGCTGGACGGCGTCGGCGGCCGGTATTTCGACGACTGCGCCGAGGCGCCCGTGGTCACCGCGCGGCCCGCGGACTTCCGGGGCGTGGCCGCGTACGCGCTGGACCCGGGCAACGCCGAGCGGCTCTGGGACGAGTCGCTGAAGCTGATCGGCTGA